The nucleotide sequence GTCTCTCTACCTCTAAGGAAGGGGTATGATGCGTACATTGTATTCTCCCCGGACCCCTCTTTGTGGGACTACACAGAGTATATTGTTGTTGTCGAATGGAGATAAAAGAGGACCTTATGAACAACCTGAATATCTCAACTGTATAACGCTAGCACAAGTACACActgagtatattgttgttgtcGAATGGAGATAAAAGAGGACCTTAGCAACAACCTGAATATCTTGACTGTATAACGCTAGCACAAGTAAAAGAGGACCTTATGAACAACCTGACTATCTCGACAGTATAACACTAGCACAAGTATACAGAAGCAAGCATCACGATGCACAGAAAAGAGCATATTCAGGAGGGCAAACGCAGAAGGCTCCCTACGAAAGAAAGATTGTTAAAAACACAGAAGGGTCCGGTTTGGTATGGTATTGACATGTTCTGAAGGGAAAATTTTTTTGATGTTCGCATTTTTTGGACCTTAAAGAAAGAATAGGTGGCaaatagaaaatataattgaTGGCATATATGAGAGTAAATTCAATCCAACCTCCTCCTCTGGCGACGCTGAGATCTCATAGCCTTCATTCGTTTTAGGGTAATACTAACCGAATGCAATTTTGCTTTAGCTATTCATAGGATGAAGAGCAGTCATAACTATTCAGAGAAATATCATTCTTAAATGCCGAAAGAAGATGATTCCCAAAATGGATAAAAGTCAAAACATTGTTATCCTATCTATCTTAAGTGAAGCCTTTTTTTTAGCAACGGTGGTTAAGATTGCAGTGGGAAGATCTTCTCTTACCTGATTGTTGTACAGAACGACAGGTATGAAACCACCAGCATACTCGATAAAATTGAGGAGACCAGTATATCCCTGTACAGACGAATGATGAGAATTTAATAAAAGACAACAAATATGTGATATATTCCAAGATGAGAGATGATTCAGAAAACAAAAAACAGATTCTTTCGACTGATTTTATGGATGGACCAACACATTTTTGTACACACTTATTATATTACTCAACGCAGGCATTTTTCGTTTGTAAATCAGTTAATATCTGCTCAAGTGTTCGCCAATAAGCAAGATGTTACAAATCGAGCAAGAAGACACAGTGAAGAAGGTTTTGCCACAAAGCTATCTCCAAAATGTACATTCATGACAAACTTTTGTCCGATTTCAGCAACTTGATTAACAGTTAGTTCTCTTAACGCCTTTTGAGCATTGCTGGACAAACTTCTTATAACAACTCTATTAACTAATCGTTTAGAAGAAGCAAATGCTGAGATCTAATCAATTGTGTGGAAGTAATTAGTACACAAAATCATCTACGGTTTCctttattaaagaaaaagaagcatCTAATGTTTCAAATAGCAGAAAAGAACAGATCTAGTCAGCTGAGCAACAAAACTATATTATATTCAATTACTCCTTGTTATAGGAAAGCCCACATTGATTTGTATGCACACTGAAATTTGTAGAAAGACCAGCAAGAACAATATCATTTGCATATATCTTAGACGCGATTAACAAAAGAGTGGTCTGGAGCAacataaaagcaaaaaaaattggGACAATAACGTGGAAATCCAATGTGTCAAATAAATCTAATACTGAACTTGTCCGTCATATACAACACCAATAGAAGATATTAATGCCATAAAAAACTTCATAGAAAAAAGATATTGATGCCATGAAAAATTGAAGGTAAAAGACGAAATGAAGCTAAATTCGAACTCTCATCTGCATATATATGTTGACATATATTTATTATCAGAAGTTCATGTATGAAGAACCGtactttgaaattcaaaattgaacaGTCAGGTTATATTACTCTAACAGAAAACATACCAAGGATGCAATAGCTATACAACCAAAAACCAATGCCAGAGAACGAAGCAGTCTTTTCCCCATCCTCATCATCCGTCCTTCATCTTCACCTTCCTCCTGAAGAAGCCCAGAAAAAAGATGAATGAACTTTAAATGCAGTATGtacaataacatcaaaatccagaAAATTTCTGTTATCCATggcaaaatatgagaaagaaatgtaaaaattcatgtaaatttCACAGTAATGATGGACAAGTTGGGAGATACAATTGCATTCAGTAGCAGAAGAAAAGCAAAATACAGCAAATGTTATTTTATGTATACTTACTGTAAACGTCGAAGTTGGAGGCTCAAATGCTTTTAATTTCTCAAATATCCTATATACAAAGACGAAGGCCAAAAACTGTAAAGGCTTCCACTCAGCACTACGCTTTATAAAAACCCAAGCTATCTGCAAAAGTTGATACATAGTACCATTAAGAGCACGGAGATTAAAATTTCGTTAAATCAAGAATGGAAACTGCATTTAACAGAGTGGCGACAATGATCAACAAAttatttctctttatctttttctttttcctggCAAGGCAGATTACTTCTGTTATGTACTTATCTTGCACTTATGAAGCATTGCTCGTTGCAAAACAGAATCTTTTTTTGCTATTAAGTATTTAGAAACAGAGAATATTGCCGAAGAAATTGAAGCCTTAAAACAAATGAGGTTCAGCTCAAGCAAGGCGGAACCTTCAAGCACAAAATGTTGGGCACTAAAGAATCATTGATTCAGTTCTTCCTGATGATTGGTTACTTTATATAGTGTTTCCCGTATCTGAATAATAATGCataattatatttgatttgtaTAAATCGTTCAATTAAAACTTCAAAGACCACATTTGACAATTTTataaaaagggcagcccgatgcgctaaagctcccgctatgcgcaaggTTCAGAGAAGGGCCCcactacaagggtgtattgtacgcagccttaccttgcatttttgcaagaggttgtttccaaggcttgaacccgtgacttcctgatcacatgacaacaactttaccagttactccaaggctccccttcaacaTTTGACAATTTTATGTAACCCTAAAAAGACCTCAAACTACAACAATTTGTAAACTAGCATCTTAAAAGCCAAACATGATAACCACATTGGATGGAAGAATAGATTGCAACTTACAAATACAGCTGCAATTGCCAAGTTGATTTTTATATCTTTGTCATCAGATTTGGTGAACCTGAAAGCATAGTGATGATAAagttaaacaaaacaaataacatttatacctgaaaagggtaaaataaatCACAGAATCTGCTGCATAAGATTTCCTACTAATAAATGTGAAGCAAGGATACTTCGAGGGACAAGGAGTAGAAGGAGAAGAGAAACTAATAGCATACTGAAATGTTTGCGTACAAAATAGTTTTGGTTGAGTCGGTAAAGCATTTACCTATATGAGTGGTAAAGATGTAAATGCATGTAGCATGTATGTGTTAATAACAGCCAACTAAATTCAACAAGTGGAATCTATACTAACTGCTAAATCACTAAAACAAGTGTCAATTACGTATAGCTGTAAGCAAGAGAATTATCCAATTTCAGAGAGCTATTATCATGAAAGCATTATTGGCAAAAAACGCACCGTGGACCCCATGGCACAATAGGCTGCTTATCAGCATATCGTATCTCTTTAGATacctgaattaaaaataataaacttatAAGAGAAATCAGCATCTGCCAGCTAAATCTTAGACAAACAAAACATCGTAAATGCAATTACGTAGATAAACCTTGCAGTTATTTCAGGTATAGAAGAGCAATTCTATTTTCATATAGTGAAAGGTGGAGAAAATATGTGACAGcaaaaaagcaaaaaattgaAATGGCTAAAAGGATCTTAATCAAGCATAGCGGCCAAACATAGCCAGAACTTTAATTTACTAGGATTTTAGCTcgctttaaaacaaaaaaaaagtaccTTAAAAGAGCCAAAGGTGACACCTTTCTTCCTTTTTGTTAACTGTGACATCATGATCTTGTCATAAGCCTTTTCCAACTGAAACAAGAAAATTAACAAAGCTTGCTTTGAGTGCTCACTCCTAACAACAATCATACATAAGGAGAAGGAAAATGAGTTGGAGAGAGATTGCCAAGCATAAACTACTTGTGCAAGAGCTGCTTCATCACCCCTCTTCTCAGCATCCTTCCGTCTTCTTGCATATGCTGCCTtaaccatgtcaaaaccctcaataGGGCTTACACCCAGAACCTGTACATGAATAGCTTAGCACAAATGACAGCAAACACAAACACCACACTAGGAGCTGAACTTTACAGGCATTTCTCATGTTCAAATGAGATGACTCTAAATTACCTCATAAGGATTTGAGTCATCGCTGGAACTAGAACTTCCAGCAGCTGAAGCAGCAGCACAGACCACCCTCTTATTTAGTTGGGATTTTACAGAAAACCTGATGTATTCATGCCTGATCAACAGTCAGATGCTAAAAGTAGGAAATGCAATCACAATCAAACAGTTAAAAAGCTGCAACTTTGATCTCCAACACTCCCCCCATTGCCTTTTTTTTGGGATAAGGTAAAGGTTCATTGACGGAAGTACCACGAAAGTACCAAGAGTTACACAAGACTGCTGGGAAGATTCATCCATACAGTCAATTATGTTACAACATCTCCTTAGCAACTCCAGGAAATCCATATACTGATCTATGTTATCAATGAAACTACTTCTACAACAACAAAACAAATTTTGTCAACACTTGTTTTTAACTCTGGAGTGGGGTCTTTTTGccgcacccaagggtgtggcctagtggtcaatgaagtgggttaaAAACCATGAGGTCTCATGTTCAAATCCCAGTGGAgcttcccatctgttctagccttggtggacagagttacctgatatCTGTTTACCTAATatttgttgctggtgggaggtgtcAAGTATTCCGTGGAATTAGTCAAGGTGCGAGAAAGCtagcccggacaccacggttataaaaaaaaaaggtcttTTTGCCCATCAAAACAAGTGTTATTTCTTTCTAGCCAAATAGTCCAGAATATATAGCCACTTCACAGTTATGATCAATCAACTAAACATCAATCTCTAAAGGAGGACATGCAATCATAATCAAGTAGCTAAAACTTAAAAAGGCTGCAACTTTTATATCCCAACACTCCCCCACATTGTCATTTTACAGTTACCATCAATCAACCAATTACACGTCAATCTCTAGTTTTATAGTTCGGGTCATCTTTCGTGCACCTCAACTCAGTGGCGGACCCAGGATTTAGTGGTCATGGATGCCCGGGAGGTCTGAACACACATATTGACGCTAAAAGCTTTAAAGCTCCGCCTGGAAACTAAAACACCCATCTATATTCTTGGTTTACTGAGTGTTTTTCTATGTCTTATACCAATTTAAATacattttttctataattatacctaatttgCATTGACCTTAGGTCCGCCCCTGCCTCGACAAAATCCACGAAATATCTggcacctcccaccagcaacggACGTCAATCTCTAATTAGCAAAgttcatttatatttattatcCATATCCCTACATTTCTCAATTTCACTAACATAAAAATTCCAACTTTCTTATCTTATCCAACATTTTACAAAACCCCAATTGAAGTTTCAGCAATTCCAACACCCCACTCCACCCCacccaaaaaaagaaatgaaTTGTTAATAGGAAATGGGCATGATAATAACAAGAAAACAAGATTATAACATTGTACTATGGAGACTTATGAATTTAcctgaataaagaaaaagataaattagaAGGTGGAATGGGAGTTTTGAGATGGAAATTGTGTGGAGAAAAAAGAGTAGTAGTATGtggaaactgaactgagtttgaTGATATTGTAAGTACCATTTTTTGAGCTATCAAcaactctttcttcttctctgcAAAGGGGATTGATTAGCCTAGGTTTTTTTCTCCTAAAGTCTTAGCAGAAAGCTAAGCCATTTGGTGTTCTGCAGTTGATACAGACCATTGTTAACCATATAGTAATATATTTGGGAAATGTCTGATATCAATGAGTTCGCGTGGCCTAATGGATAAGGCGCTCGCCTCCGGAGCGGGAGATTGTGGGTTCGAGTCCCACCGTGAACGATATGtacattttattaataaaaatggaCATGACACCAGTTTAGCTTCCTTATTTTAGATAGTAGGTTATGGAGGATATGACTGATAGTCCAATTTTTGGTAATGGAATGGATCGTTTTTGCCAATGAAATGAAAGTGGAGCTCATTCGGAATGCTTTTGCGAAAATTCTCGCGAAGaaaataaaatgttgtatttgaaAGTGGGTAGAATAttactacttttgctataagttgtaattttgaaaaagtgttgctatttattgtaattatagtcttaaggatgctagtttctgtaatttttccataaaaaaatTAGCTTAACGAGGACATTATTTTAGATAGTAGGTGATGGAGGATATGACTGACAGTCCAATTTTTGGTGAGCCTCGAATGGAATGGATCGTTTTTCTGCCAACAAAATGAAAGTAGAGCCCGTTCTGAATGTTTCTGCGATCCAAAAGTTTTCACGAAGAAAATAAGATGTTGCTCCACTTTCCTCTTTCTTTTCCCCCTTTGCTAATCTTCTCCTCTAACAAGTCGTTGGATGGTTGGAAGATTGCCATGAGTAAGTAAGAAAGGGAGATTGAAAGCAGTTCTCCGTGCACCATACTCGTAATATACCGAATCTGTTGCGACACGGATGGAAATGCATGCTACAGAGGGTTAGCAAAGTAATCAAGCGGTGCATcacttatccttcaacttatcgAGGATATGAATTTAGATAGGAGGTTATGAAGAATACAACTGAGGATAAAAGGTTAGTTATATAATCAAGCTTTGTCTCACTTATCCTTGCATACTATTGCTCTTGCAGGTTTTTATCTATTAATAAGTTTGTTTAATATGTGTATTATAGTATTTTGTTGAGATTATTGTTTAGATTAATTTATCAATAGCATTTTGTCACGGCTTCTTCATTTATGTTATTCCTTTTTTGTATATTGCTTTGGATTGTTTACTTTTTTGCTTAAATTCTAAAATACAGTCTCGAAACTTGACTTATCCAAAGCAATCTAAGTAACCTTTGTTCGAACTTCATAATACAACCGTGGAGAAGTTAAAACTCAAGAACATTGTCTTGGAGTTCAAAAAagatataatgaataaaataggGATAATGCCCACGAAAATATCTGAAGTTTAACCAAATTTTCAGTGGAGTATAttgaactttgtgggggtcctattacctcctatacttttttaattggaattaattccccccagacttttttaaagtggaattaatccccCCTCAAAACATATACCCAGTTTTTTCCGTGGAAAGTGTAGTACACGCAccgtttcttctccattttatcacttttcaacattttttcacaattacaaccatattaaatattCCAAGTGATTCCATTGaatttatgaagaaagttttttcaaataattgaatggaaccttccattaattttccattgaaactcGGAAGATTTAATTAGCGAGTTCCTTcaatgaaactcgctaattgaaaactcaatggaagattcaatttccattaatgaaaCTCGAAAAATTcgaaaaattcattaatggaactcaaaaaattcgaaaaatttaatttcatgattcaatttccattaatggaactcggaagatttgaaaaattcattaatgaaactcggaagattcaaaaaatttaatttcatgtatgaagctattcaatcttccgttaatggaactcggaagattcaatttccatgaggctattcaatcttccgttaatggaactcggaagattcaatttccattaatgggaCTCAGAATTAAATTAGCGAgttttcgagttagaatcttccGAATCATtcattgagtttcaattagcgagttccattaaattataaccattaaaGAATTTTTCGAGTTCCATACATGAAATTTAATTCGAAATCTTTCCATTAATTATAACCACTAATCTTTCCGAATTATAATTCCGAGTTCGAATCCATTTATAATTCCGAGTTCAAATTATaaatggaactcgaaagattcggaaaaaatctttccattaattataaccattaatctttccattaattataaccattaatctttccattaattcggaaagattccaagttccatacatgaaattttttttcatgatttttcgagttccattaagaagaaagaagaatgaaaaaataaataaaaatataaaactttaaagaaaaagaatgaaaaataaaataaaaatataaaactttaataattataaaattaagggtctgtttggcaaaaaaaaaagttttaaaacgTTTTTAACACTGTTCACGCGCTTTGAGCGCGTGAATCACACGCAGTGtgccaagtggcagatatatgccattaaaatacgaaaaaaaaaagtCTGGGCGTAATAGAatccccgcaaagttcaatatgctcaactggtaatccggtcaaacttcaattattttcgtgggtattatcccaaTAAAATAATCACTTTCACGTTATTTCACGTACCTATTAAATCATAAAGCGCAAAACGAAGACAAATCACGTCACAAtccatcaaaaataataaagaagtaaGAAATAAATAGGAAGTATgtaatttctttatttaataaTGTACACTGCAAACAAAAAAAGGAATCACAAAGGAAAATTTTCAAGCTACACAATATACACATcaagatattatttttttcttcataaattatttaataagatcaaaacaaacaaaaaagggAATCACAAATGGATTTTTGCAATAAACTGATAtatgattgaaatatttttttattgatttttctgaGATATCTTGAAGTGAAATCCATCTGGAAATCTTATAATTGGTGCTCTAATTATTTTGCCTCCTTTAACCATTGTCCATCTGAAAAATTCATGTTCAACAAGACAAAATACAgtaagaaattatgaaaaaaaaaagagttcaaaTTATATTCACAATGAAAGTTAAATAATATTCACAATGAAAGTtatcttcataaaataattatatgtacaTTTTTTACGATAAACATTAATCAATAACCAAGTAAAATGGTAATAAAAATGTTATGATATGAATGGTAGAGTTAGGATTTTTACGAAgggattttaaaatttgaagaaaaactaatTGAAGGGGGTcgatatttattatatatacataaaatataattttagtgatgtataaatagtatagttTTTCGCCGAAGGAGTTTGGTGAATCCCCATTCCAAAGGCTGGCTCCGCCCGTGGTCATATTCATATTATATGTTAAACTAGATACTTTACTAGTCtaaatatctttatattatttttttgattttttatccaGTGTTTGGTGATACAATAAATCATAATTCATGTTGGATAGTTATGTTGCTTGGATTCTTCAAAAGTGTCGTTGCATGTATGTGGATTCTTCAAAGGTAATGCATTTTGAAGGATCTCGATGGTCGCAACACCATTTTTAGAGAATCAGAGCAACATAGTTGGAAACTAAGTTACTCAGACTCTTCATTTTTGGTATCGCATCCGTGTCGACACGACATGGGTGTAGGTGTGGAAGTGGGTGTGAGGGTGAGATCTGTATCCGATCTGATCAACCGATATTGGGTACTTTGACAAAAATCGATTGTAAAAGTCCATACAAATTTAAGAAATTCTTTAATCAAAACAAAAGTTAAggttaaattgaagaaaatgaataccttgtatatatatagaaatttctatgttatCGCCTTTTCTTTTAGGAGTAGCTCTTTTcaggattttctttttgaacaatattttctcctcaagttttccacataatatctcataatttatgttttatattaactctatttttagatattaaattattttcgtCGAATCTCCACACCCGTATTCATCCATAAATCCTTATCCCTCATGAATTCTTAAATTAAGACTGTGAAAAATCCGACCTATAGATACGTATCAAACACCCAActcgagtccgagcaacttaagTTGAAAATGTCTACTATGAGTATAGTGTTCCGACCAAAGGCGATTCTATAAAACATATCCGTCTATATAACTTAGATAACGTAAAAATACTTATACACTGTCAATATATATcacttaaattaataaaaaaaaagtgtaattAATTACCTATATTTAGTGACTAAAACATGTAGGAAGGTGGCCAAAAAAACCCTACTATATTCTGCACCAGCACATTGCTTCATCCCAGATCCAAATGGCATGAAATTTTTAGCTCCACAACTTGATTGAATatccttaaaaattttattacaaagttaatttaggattttattttataattttactaatttttaaataaatatattttaacatATATACCTTCCATCTCCATGGATTAAATGAAAGAGGATTctcaaattgatttgaatttaaatgaagaGCTGCAGTTGCAATCATAATTACCCATCCTGCTGGAATTGTATATCctaaacaataaattaaaaaaaaaatagtggaatTTAATATGTGTTtggtggaaaatatttttctaaaaattttctaTTTCAAATGAACTATTGGAGAAGAATAAAAGTTTAAagtagttttcttattttttaatcatacaataatttttttaaaaaaaatattttcgttCGTATCAATTATCAAATACAcccttaaattttttaattttctttatgttATCATACCGTTAACTGGAATATCCTTTAATGCTCGACGAAATAATCCAGGTGCAATATTTCCAAGCCTAAGGACTTCATTGATAACCTATAGTATATATACAGaagattaaataataaaaataacctaTAGCATATATACAGaagattaaataataaaattagccACGTCATAATATGTCAAACTAAAGTAACATAAATGTTTTTCTGTTGTGGATTTAACTTATATCCATCAACACTGAAAGTAATCATAAGGTTATACTATCAACACATTTGACCTACTATAAAAGGTTACAATAATATCCTCGATGAAATTTCACAAGGTCGGTCTAAGGAGGATAGAATATGCGGATACTTTATCACTATCTCGTGGAGataaaaaagttgttttcaagAGACCCTCGACTCGGAAGGTAGAATGTGCGGATACTTTATCACTACCTCGTGGAGATAAAGAAGTTGTTTCCAAGAGACCCTCGACTCGGAAGGTAGAATGTGCGGATACCTCACCACCACCTCGTGGTGACAAAGAAGTTGTTTTCAAGTGACCCTCGACTCAAATGCAAGGGCGGAGCCACCTTATGGTTAGGGGTTCACCGAACCCCCTTcagtgaaaaattatattatttatacatggttaaattattttttatgcatatataattGATGTCGAACTCTCTTTCGACTAGCTCGTATACctacttttttcaattttgaacccCTTAGTAAAAATTCTAGCTCAAAGTGCCTACTATAAAAggttatttctcttattttcccAATTACAAATTCCACTTGTTATGAACATTTAGTACTAGTAATTATCTTGTAATTAAATAAACCTGATAAGGAAAAATTATCATTACTGTATGGAGtccttcaaaaataattttttttcctccacGAGGTAGACGTAAGAATTTACGAAAGTCCAATCAAATAATCCAAACGAGAAAATCATATCTTcaaagctcatcacttcaataaAGGCATTGAAGTCAGGAGGCCGACCCCCAAATTTTTTCTAATGGATCTGTGAAATTTTACCGAATATATTACTGTTATTGTGATGTACAAAAGTTCTAACACATCATGTATTATAAGTATAGAAAATACCTGAAGTGTAAAGGTCATAGATTTATAGTCATTCCAACTAAGAGGGGCATCCAAATTTTCTTTATTCTTCAAAATTGTCTCATGCTCAGTCtgaattaaaataacatatgattagataaataaaatcaaatcgcgtagaaaaataattatatgtaactGTTCAGAATAAGCGATATTAAGGTACTTACTATTAATTCTTCTAGAACATCAGGATGTTCAACAAGCAACTTGAAAGACAAAGCCAATGTTGTTGAAATTGAATCAGAGGTAACAAATAACAAACCAAACATCATTTGAACAATGTAATCTTCTGTTAAAAATTTCTGAGAATCCATGTCTCTCAGAAGATGATCGACTAGGTCTTCCTCTCTATTATCGCGATTTTTTGTTGATGAATCGAGCCTTTTTTTCAGTATGTCCCTCATTGTTTCGCGTACTTTCTTATGTATCTGCATTAGAGTCCGTTTGAGTTAGCTGATAAGTCTTTAAGTGATGAATAGTTGCTCTTTCTGTCCCATATTAGTTGTCCACGATACTACAGTAAGCTGTTCCAAATTACTTACCAATTTACAAAACAAAGATAGAATTAGttacatttttatcattttatccttataGTTAATTCTTTCTGAAAGTGTGAACAAGTTAGAGATAAGCATTCATTACCTTCTGCACTATGATCAAATCTActacgacacacttcaactttACAGGACCTTTGAACTAAATG is from Capsicum annuum cultivar UCD-10X-F1 chromosome 5, UCD10Xv1.1, whole genome shotgun sequence and encodes:
- the LOC107870289 gene encoding uncharacterized protein LOC107870289 isoform X2, whose amino-acid sequence is MVLTISSNSVQFPHTTTLFSPHNFHLKTPIPPSNLSFSLFRFSVKSQLNKRVVCAAASAAGSSSSSDDSNPYEVLGVSPIEGFDMVKAAYARRRKDAEKRGDEAALAQLEKAYDKIMMSQLTKRKKGVTFGSFKVSKEIRYADKQPIVPWGPRFTKSDDKDIKINLAIAAVFIAWVFIKRSAEWKPLQFLAFVFVYRIFEKLKAFEPPTSTFTEEGEDEGRMMRMGKRLLRSLALVFGCIAIASLGYTGLLNFIEYAGGFIPVVLYNNQELLVTGFTAVMLHIMASYYR
- the LOC107870289 gene encoding uncharacterized protein LOC107870289 isoform X1, whose amino-acid sequence is MVLTISSNSVQFPHTTTLFSPHNFHLKTPIPPSNLSFSLFRHEYIRFSVKSQLNKRVVCAAASAAGSSSSSDDSNPYEVLGVSPIEGFDMVKAAYARRRKDAEKRGDEAALAQLEKAYDKIMMSQLTKRKKGVTFGSFKVSKEIRYADKQPIVPWGPRFTKSDDKDIKINLAIAAVFIAWVFIKRSAEWKPLQFLAFVFVYRIFEKLKAFEPPTSTFTEEGEDEGRMMRMGKRLLRSLALVFGCIAIASLGYTGLLNFIEYAGGFIPVVLYNNQELLVTGFTAVMLHIMASYYR